Proteins encoded in a region of the Streptomyces sp. NBC_00310 genome:
- a CDS encoding glycosyltransferase family 1 protein: MKAIRRFTVRPVLPEALHPLSELARNLRWSWHAETRDLFQSVDPERWAASGGDPVRLLGSVSVRRLAELAEDRRFLRRLTAVADDLRDYVTGDRWYQGQAQTSELPAAIAYFSPEFGITAALPQYSGGLGILAGDHLKAASDLGVPLIGVGLLYRHGYFRQSLSRDGWQQEHYPVLDPNELPLVPLREPDGSPAQVDLALPGGRWLHARIWQAQVGRVPLLLLDSDVEENDLGERGVTDRLYGGGSEHRLLQEMLLGIGGVRAVRTYCRLTGHAGPEVFHTNEGHAGFLGLERIAELCDEGLDFDAGLEAVRSGTVFTTHTPVPAGIDRFDRELVARHFGPDAELPRIDVGRILGLGMETYADGDPNVFNMAVMGLRLAQRANGVSLLHGHVSRDMFSGLWPGFDPDEVPITSVTNGVHAPTWVAPEVFRLGARQIGAQRTEDAMTVGGSERWDSVGDIPDQDIWELRRDLREQLVMEVRERLAASWRQRGAGTAELGWIDGVLDPDVLTIGFARRVPSYKRLTLMLRDQDRLMDLLLHPERPVQIVIAGKAHPADDGGKRLIQELVRFADDPRVRHRIVFLPDYGMAMAQKLYPGCDVWLNNPLRPLEACGTSGMKAALNGCLNLSVLDGWWDEWFRPDFGWAIPTADGTATDDDRRDDLEASALYDLLEQRVAPRFYERGQGGLPDRWIEMVRQTLTHLGPKVLAGRMVREYVERLYAPAARAHRSLAPDVARELAEWKARVRGAWHRVTVDHVETSAAPLSTAAELGATLVLRVRVGLGDLVPDDVEVQAVSGRVDTDDRITDATYVPLKPVGGPDGEGRWSYEGPLSLDRTGSFGYTVRILPAHRLLASAAELGLVAVPSEEMGEQAGVLMR; encoded by the coding sequence GTGAAGGCCATCCGCAGATTCACCGTCCGACCCGTCCTGCCCGAAGCCCTCCACCCGCTCAGCGAACTGGCGCGCAATCTGCGCTGGTCCTGGCACGCGGAGACCCGTGACCTCTTCCAGTCGGTCGATCCCGAGCGCTGGGCCGCCTCCGGCGGCGACCCCGTACGCCTCCTCGGCTCCGTCTCCGTCCGACGCCTGGCCGAACTCGCCGAGGACCGGCGCTTCCTGCGCCGGCTGACCGCGGTCGCCGACGACCTGCGCGACTACGTCACCGGGGACCGCTGGTACCAGGGGCAGGCGCAGACGTCCGAACTCCCGGCCGCCATCGCCTACTTCTCGCCCGAGTTCGGCATCACGGCCGCGCTGCCGCAGTACTCCGGCGGCCTCGGCATCCTCGCCGGCGACCATCTGAAGGCGGCCAGTGACCTCGGCGTCCCGCTGATCGGCGTCGGCCTGCTCTACCGCCACGGCTACTTCCGGCAGTCCCTGTCCCGGGACGGCTGGCAGCAGGAGCACTACCCGGTGCTCGACCCGAACGAGCTGCCCCTGGTACCGCTGCGGGAGCCCGACGGCTCACCTGCCCAGGTCGACCTGGCCCTCCCCGGCGGGCGCTGGCTGCACGCCCGGATCTGGCAGGCCCAGGTGGGCCGGGTACCGCTGCTGCTGCTCGACTCGGACGTCGAGGAGAACGACCTCGGCGAACGCGGGGTGACCGACCGGCTCTACGGCGGCGGCAGCGAACACCGGCTCCTCCAGGAGATGCTGCTCGGCATAGGAGGAGTGCGGGCCGTCCGTACGTACTGCCGGCTCACCGGCCACGCCGGACCCGAGGTGTTCCACACCAACGAGGGCCACGCCGGCTTCCTCGGCCTGGAACGCATCGCCGAACTCTGCGACGAGGGGCTCGACTTCGACGCCGGCCTGGAAGCGGTCCGCTCCGGCACGGTCTTCACCACCCACACCCCCGTTCCCGCCGGCATCGACCGCTTCGACCGTGAACTGGTCGCCCGCCACTTCGGCCCCGACGCCGAACTCCCGCGCATCGACGTGGGCCGCATCCTGGGCCTCGGCATGGAGACGTACGCGGACGGCGACCCGAACGTCTTCAACATGGCGGTGATGGGGCTCCGGCTCGCCCAGCGCGCCAACGGCGTCTCCCTGCTGCACGGGCACGTCAGCCGGGACATGTTCTCGGGACTGTGGCCGGGCTTCGACCCGGACGAGGTCCCGATCACCTCGGTCACCAACGGCGTCCACGCCCCGACCTGGGTGGCCCCGGAGGTCTTCCGCCTCGGCGCCCGGCAGATCGGCGCCCAGCGGACCGAGGACGCCATGACGGTCGGCGGCTCCGAACGCTGGGACTCCGTCGGTGACATCCCCGACCAGGACATCTGGGAGCTGCGCCGGGACCTGCGCGAGCAACTGGTCATGGAGGTACGGGAACGCCTGGCCGCCTCCTGGCGGCAGCGCGGCGCCGGCACCGCCGAACTCGGCTGGATCGACGGGGTGCTGGACCCGGACGTCCTGACCATCGGCTTCGCGCGCAGAGTCCCGTCCTACAAGCGTCTGACGCTGATGCTGCGCGATCAGGACCGTCTGATGGATCTGCTGCTCCACCCGGAGCGACCGGTGCAGATCGTGATCGCGGGCAAGGCGCACCCGGCGGACGACGGCGGAAAACGCCTGATCCAGGAGCTCGTGCGGTTCGCGGACGATCCACGCGTACGCCACCGGATCGTGTTCCTGCCGGACTACGGCATGGCGATGGCCCAGAAGCTGTACCCGGGCTGCGACGTGTGGCTCAACAACCCTCTCCGCCCCCTGGAGGCGTGCGGGACGAGCGGGATGAAGGCGGCGCTGAACGGCTGTCTGAACCTGTCGGTGCTGGACGGCTGGTGGGACGAATGGTTCCGGCCGGACTTCGGCTGGGCGATCCCCACCGCCGACGGCACGGCGACGGACGACGACCGCCGGGACGACCTGGAGGCGTCGGCCCTCTACGACCTGCTGGAACAGCGGGTCGCCCCGCGCTTCTACGAGCGCGGCCAGGGCGGCCTGCCCGACCGCTGGATCGAGATGGTCCGCCAGACCCTCACCCACCTCGGGCCGAAGGTGCTCGCCGGCCGCATGGTCCGGGAGTACGTGGAGCGCCTGTACGCCCCGGCCGCCCGGGCCCACCGGTCGCTGGCCCCGGACGTGGCCCGGGAACTTGCCGAGTGGAAGGCCCGCGTGCGGGGCGCCTGGCACCGGGTGACCGTGGACCATGTGGAGACCTCGGCGGCTCCTCTCAGTACGGCCGCCGAGCTCGGCGCGACGCTGGTGCTGCGCGTCCGGGTCGGTCTGGGCGACCTGGTCCCGGACGACGTCGAGGTCCAGGCCGTCTCCGGCCGCGTCGACACGGACGACCGCATCACCGACGCGACGTACGTCCCGCTGAAGCCGGTCGGCGGCCCCGACGGGGAGGGTCGCTGGTCCTACGAGGGCCCACTCTCCCTCGACCGCACGGGCTCCTTCGGCTACACGGTCCGCATCCTGCCCGCCCACCGCCTGCTCGCCTCGGCCGCCGAACTGGGGCTGGTGGCGGTGCCTTCGGAGGAGATGGGGGAGCAGGCGGGGGTGTTGATGCGCTAG
- a CDS encoding DUF1990 family protein, giving the protein MPETKGPLPEGPFTYAAVGATREGHCPPDFSPLHVRSRIGEGTDVFERAAHAVRTWEMHRAMGVGIQASAPEASPGVDVTVTLGGVIKAPCRVVWTVDEPRRKGWAYGTLPGHPECGEEAFIVDRTGDGTVWLTITAFSRGAKWYARAGGAATRGLQHAYARRCGVVLRRLAGDPKE; this is encoded by the coding sequence ATGCCCGAAACCAAAGGCCCGCTCCCCGAGGGCCCCTTCACCTACGCCGCGGTCGGCGCGACCCGTGAGGGCCACTGCCCACCCGACTTCAGCCCCCTCCACGTCCGCTCCCGCATAGGCGAGGGCACGGACGTGTTCGAGCGGGCCGCGCACGCCGTCCGCACCTGGGAGATGCACCGAGCGATGGGCGTCGGCATACAGGCCTCCGCCCCCGAGGCGTCCCCCGGCGTCGACGTCACCGTCACCCTGGGCGGCGTCATCAAGGCCCCCTGCCGCGTCGTCTGGACGGTCGACGAACCCCGCCGCAAAGGCTGGGCCTACGGCACGCTCCCGGGCCACCCGGAGTGCGGCGAGGAGGCCTTCATAGTCGACCGCACGGGAGACGGCACGGTCTGGCTGACGATCACGGCCTTCAGCCGCGGGGCGAAGTGGTACGCCCGGGCGGGCGGGGCCGCGACCAGGGGGCTGCAGCATGCTTATGCGCGGCGGTGCGGGGTGGTGTTGCGGAGGCTGGCGGGGGACCCAAAGGAGTGA
- a CDS encoding M4 family metallopeptidase: protein MTPFYARRKRTTLAIATAVAAGALLTTGLTSGATAQPAPVADKAQPAGAPAPLTPAARTALIKKADAATAETADEIGLGAKEELVVRDVLKDADGTVHTRYERTFGGLPVLGGDLVVHESKAGDIKSITKATDASVKVSDLTADVTKATAEKQALKAAKAEGSTKTEADKAPRKVVWAANGKPALAYETVVGGFQHDGTPQELHVITDAETGKKLYEFEAIQTGTGNSQYNGTVTIGTTLSGSTYNLTDATRGSHKTYNKARATSSSAGTLFTDANDVWGTGTATSSSTDQNAAVDAHYGAQVTWDFYKNVLGRNGIKNNGVAAYSRVHYGNAYVNAFWSDSCFCMTYGDGDGNVKPLTSLDVAGHEMTHGLTSNTAGLNYSGESGGLNEATSDILGTAVEFYAANSKDPGDYLIGEKVDIRGNGTPLRYMDQPSKDGNSANYWSSSLAGLDVHYSSGPANHFFYLLSEGSGSKTINGVAYNSPTSNGATITGIGRAKAVQIWYKALSTYMTSTTNYKGARTATLNAASSLYGAGSTEYAAVNAAWAAVNVNA, encoded by the coding sequence GTGACTCCGTTCTACGCGCGTCGCAAGCGAACCACGCTGGCCATCGCGACCGCTGTCGCCGCCGGCGCGCTGCTGACCACCGGACTGACCTCCGGTGCCACCGCCCAGCCCGCGCCCGTCGCGGACAAGGCCCAGCCGGCCGGCGCCCCGGCCCCGCTGACCCCCGCCGCGCGCACGGCCCTGATCAAGAAGGCGGACGCGGCCACGGCCGAGACCGCCGACGAGATAGGCCTGGGCGCCAAGGAGGAGCTGGTCGTCCGCGACGTCCTCAAGGACGCGGACGGCACCGTCCACACGCGCTACGAGCGCACCTTCGGCGGCCTCCCGGTGCTCGGCGGCGACCTGGTCGTCCACGAGTCCAAGGCCGGCGACATCAAGAGCATCACCAAGGCCACCGACGCCTCCGTCAAGGTCTCCGACCTCACCGCGGACGTCACCAAGGCCACCGCCGAGAAGCAGGCGCTGAAGGCCGCCAAGGCCGAGGGCTCGACGAAGACCGAGGCGGACAAGGCGCCGCGCAAGGTCGTGTGGGCGGCGAACGGCAAGCCCGCGCTCGCCTACGAGACGGTCGTCGGCGGCTTCCAGCACGACGGCACCCCGCAGGAGCTCCACGTCATCACCGACGCGGAGACCGGCAAGAAGCTGTACGAGTTCGAGGCCATCCAGACCGGCACCGGCAACAGCCAGTACAACGGCACGGTCACCATCGGCACGACCCTGTCGGGCTCGACGTACAACCTGACGGACGCCACCCGTGGCAGCCACAAGACGTACAACAAGGCCCGCGCCACGTCGTCCTCGGCCGGCACGCTCTTCACCGACGCCAACGACGTCTGGGGCACCGGCACCGCGACGAGCTCCTCGACCGACCAGAACGCCGCGGTGGACGCCCACTACGGCGCCCAGGTCACCTGGGACTTCTACAAGAACGTCCTCGGCCGCAACGGCATCAAGAACAACGGCGTCGCCGCGTACTCCCGTGTCCACTACGGCAACGCGTACGTCAACGCCTTCTGGTCCGACAGCTGCTTCTGCATGACGTACGGCGACGGCGACGGCAACGTCAAGCCGCTCACCTCCCTGGACGTGGCCGGCCACGAGATGACCCACGGCCTGACCTCGAACACGGCCGGCCTCAACTACTCCGGCGAGTCCGGCGGCCTGAACGAGGCCACCTCGGACATCCTCGGCACGGCGGTCGAGTTCTACGCCGCCAACTCCAAGGACCCGGGCGACTACCTCATCGGCGAGAAGGTCGACATCCGCGGCAACGGCACCCCGCTGCGCTACATGGACCAGCCCAGCAAGGACGGCAACTCGGCCAACTACTGGTCGTCGTCGCTGGCCGGCCTGGACGTCCACTACTCGTCGGGCCCGGCGAACCACTTCTTCTACCTCCTCTCCGAGGGCAGCGGTTCGAAGACGATCAACGGGGTGGCGTACAACTCCCCCACCTCCAACGGCGCCACGATCACCGGCATCGGCCGCGCCAAGGCCGTCCAGATCTGGTACAAGGCGCTGAGCACGTACATGACCTCGACGACCAACTACAAGGGCGCCCGCACGGCGACCCTGAACGCGGCGTCCTCCCTCTACGGCGCCGGCAGCACGGAGTACGCGGCCGTGAACGCGGCGTGGGCGGCGGTCAACGTCAACGCCTGA
- a CDS encoding M4 family metallopeptidase, with protein MLRRQSHRRTSHTGNTFGHSARRRAAAGALVAVTALLATAVQSGAATAAPEKAPSAAGKAGQGAVPVKLTPAQRAELIREANATKAETAEELNLGAKEKLVVRDVVKDRDGTVHTRYERTYDGLPVLGGDLVVETSKAGETEGIVKATKAKIGVPSLTPTVTKAKAEKQALGAAKAEDAKSPEVNRAPRKVVWAASGKPVLAYETVVGGFQHDGTPQELHVVTDATSGAKLYEWEAVETGTGNTVYSGSVTLGTTQSGSTYNLTDGARGNHKTYNLNRGTSGTGTLFSGPDDVWGNGAPSNLESAAADAHYGAALTWDYYKNVHGRSGIRGDGVGAYSRVHYGNNYVNAFWQDTCFCMTYGDGSGNANPLTSIDVAAHEMTHGLTSNTAGLNYSGESGGLNEATSDIFGSTVEFYAANSSDVGDYLIGEEININGDGTPLRYMDKPSKDGSSKDAWYSGIGSIDVHYSSGPANHFFYLLSEGSGAKTINGVSYDSPTSDGLPVTGIGRAKAEQIWFKALTTKFTSTTNYAAARTGTLAVAGELYGTTSAEYTAVQNAWAGINVGTRPGGGGGGGTSFESTTDVSIPDNGAAVTSPITVSGRTGNAPSNLAVAVDIVHTYVGDLQVQLVAPDGTAYTMKAYGAGGSSDNLNTTYTVNASSEVANGVWQLRVQDNAARDTGYINSWKLTFP; from the coding sequence GTGTTGAGACGCCAGTCCCACAGACGCACCTCCCACACCGGTAACACTTTCGGCCACAGCGCCCGCCGGCGCGCGGCCGCCGGCGCGCTCGTCGCCGTCACCGCCCTGTTGGCCACGGCCGTCCAGTCGGGCGCCGCCACCGCCGCCCCGGAGAAGGCACCGTCGGCCGCGGGCAAGGCCGGCCAGGGCGCGGTCCCGGTCAAGCTCACCCCCGCCCAGCGGGCCGAGCTGATACGCGAGGCCAACGCCACGAAGGCGGAGACCGCCGAGGAGCTGAACCTCGGCGCGAAGGAGAAGCTCGTCGTCCGTGACGTGGTCAAGGACCGCGACGGCACCGTGCACACCCGGTACGAGCGGACGTACGACGGCCTCCCGGTCCTCGGCGGCGACCTGGTCGTCGAGACCTCGAAGGCGGGCGAGACCGAGGGCATCGTCAAGGCCACCAAGGCGAAGATCGGTGTCCCCTCGCTGACGCCCACCGTCACCAAGGCCAAGGCCGAGAAGCAGGCGCTCGGCGCGGCGAAGGCCGAGGACGCCAAGAGCCCCGAGGTCAACCGCGCGCCCCGCAAGGTCGTCTGGGCCGCGAGCGGCAAGCCCGTCCTCGCCTACGAGACGGTCGTCGGCGGCTTCCAGCACGACGGCACCCCGCAGGAGCTGCACGTCGTCACCGACGCCACCAGCGGCGCGAAGCTGTACGAGTGGGAGGCGGTCGAGACCGGCACCGGCAACACGGTGTACAGCGGCTCGGTGACCCTCGGCACCACGCAGTCCGGCTCGACGTACAACCTCACCGACGGCGCGCGCGGCAACCACAAGACGTACAACCTGAACCGCGGCACCTCCGGTACCGGGACCCTGTTCTCCGGCCCCGACGACGTGTGGGGCAACGGCGCCCCGTCGAACCTGGAGTCGGCCGCCGCCGACGCCCACTACGGCGCCGCGCTGACCTGGGACTACTACAAGAACGTGCACGGCCGCAGCGGCATCCGCGGTGACGGCGTCGGCGCCTACTCGCGTGTGCACTACGGCAACAACTACGTCAACGCGTTCTGGCAGGACACCTGCTTCTGCATGACGTACGGCGACGGCTCGGGCAACGCCAACCCGCTGACGTCGATCGACGTGGCCGCCCACGAGATGACCCACGGCCTCACCTCCAACACGGCGGGTCTCAACTACTCCGGTGAGTCCGGCGGCCTGAACGAGGCCACCTCGGACATCTTCGGCTCGACGGTCGAGTTCTACGCGGCGAACTCCTCCGACGTCGGTGACTACCTCATCGGCGAGGAGATCAACATCAACGGCGACGGCACGCCGCTGCGTTACATGGACAAGCCCAGCAAGGACGGCTCGTCCAAGGACGCCTGGTACTCGGGCATCGGCTCGATCGACGTGCACTACTCGTCGGGCCCCGCGAACCACTTCTTCTACCTCCTCTCCGAGGGCAGCGGCGCCAAGACCATCAACGGCGTCAGCTACGACTCGCCCACCTCGGACGGCCTCCCGGTGACGGGCATCGGCCGCGCCAAGGCGGAGCAGATCTGGTTCAAGGCGCTGACCACGAAGTTCACGTCGACGACCAACTACGCGGCGGCCCGCACCGGCACGCTCGCGGTCGCCGGTGAGCTGTACGGCACCACGTCCGCCGAGTACACGGCGGTGCAGAACGCGTGGGCGGGCATCAACGTGGGCACGCGGCCCGGCGGCGGCGGGGGCGGCGGTACGTCGTTCGAGAGCACGACCGACGTATCGATTCCGGACAACGGCGCGGCGGTCACCTCGCCGATCACCGTCTCCGGCCGGACCGGCAACGCGCCCTCGAACCTCGCGGTCGCCGTGGACATCGTCCACACCTACGTCGGTGACCTCCAGGTCCAGCTGGTCGCTCCCGACGGCACGGCGTACACCATGAAGGCGTACGGCGCCGGTGGCAGCTCGGACAACCTCAACACCACGTACACCGTGAACGCGTCCTCCGAAGTCGCCAACGGCGTATGGCAGTTGAGGGTCCAGGACAACGCGGCCCGGGACACCGGATACATCAACAGCTGGAAGCTGACGTTCCCGTAG
- a CDS encoding ABC transporter ATP-binding protein: protein MTTVGPTPHSPGRLPIADAAAVRRATVRLVRADGRAFLAVLGLNGAAAAMGLAGPWLLGRIIDEVRGGGGVGAVDRLASVILLCAVAQLLLARWARYVGHRFGERTLARVREEFVDRTLALPASVVERAGTGDLTARGTADVDAVGRTLRDVGPELLISSVQALFLIGAVFALDPLLGVCVLFGLSGIGVVLRWYLRRARTGYLAEGAAGSEVAEIVAATASGARTVEALRLERRRITASRDALEVSRRRRFHTLFLRTVFFPGVDISYFVPQVLVLLLGGVLLARGSVTLGAVVSAALYLQQLSGPLDEILMRVELLQSSGASFARVEGLAGAPRADSGDSPEPADDRIDVTGVRYAYDRGGEVLRGVDLTVRPGERLAVVGPSGAGKTTLSRLLAGIDAPTAGSVTVGGVPVVGLGPERLRRQVVLVTQEHHVFLGTVRDNLLIAEPASTDEELWAALTAVGADHWVRDLPDGLDTRLGEGGRRTDGPQAQQLALARVVLADPHTLILDEATALLDPTTARHTERALAAVLHGRTVIAIAHRLHTAHDADRVAVMEDGRLTELGTHEELVAANGAYAALWQRWHGEGSA from the coding sequence GTGACGACGGTCGGACCCACCCCCCACTCCCCGGGCCGGCTGCCCATCGCCGACGCGGCCGCCGTACGACGGGCCACCGTACGGCTGGTGCGGGCGGACGGGCGGGCGTTCCTGGCCGTGCTGGGGCTGAACGGGGCGGCCGCCGCGATGGGGCTGGCCGGGCCGTGGCTGCTGGGGCGGATCATCGACGAGGTGCGCGGCGGGGGCGGCGTCGGGGCGGTGGACCGGCTGGCGTCGGTGATCCTGCTGTGCGCGGTGGCGCAGTTGCTGCTGGCGCGCTGGGCCCGGTATGTGGGGCACCGGTTCGGGGAGCGGACGCTGGCGCGGGTGCGGGAGGAGTTCGTGGACCGGACGCTGGCGCTGCCGGCGTCCGTCGTGGAGCGGGCGGGGACCGGTGACCTGACGGCGCGCGGCACGGCCGATGTGGACGCGGTCGGCAGGACGTTGCGTGACGTGGGTCCCGAGTTGCTGATCAGCTCGGTACAGGCGTTGTTCCTGATCGGCGCGGTGTTCGCGCTGGACCCGCTGCTCGGGGTGTGCGTGCTGTTCGGGCTGAGCGGCATCGGGGTGGTGCTGCGCTGGTATCTGCGCCGGGCGCGTACCGGTTACCTCGCGGAGGGCGCGGCCGGTTCCGAGGTCGCGGAGATCGTCGCGGCGACCGCGTCCGGGGCCCGTACGGTCGAGGCGCTGCGGCTGGAGCGACGGCGGATCACGGCGAGCCGGGACGCACTGGAGGTGTCCCGGCGGCGGCGGTTCCACACCCTGTTCCTGCGCACGGTGTTCTTCCCGGGGGTGGATATCTCGTACTTCGTGCCCCAGGTGCTCGTGCTCCTCCTCGGCGGGGTGCTGCTCGCGCGCGGCTCGGTCACTCTGGGCGCGGTGGTGTCGGCGGCCCTGTATCTGCAACAGCTCAGCGGGCCGCTCGACGAGATCCTGATGCGGGTCGAGCTGCTGCAGAGCAGCGGCGCCTCGTTCGCCCGGGTGGAGGGGCTGGCCGGGGCCCCACGCGCGGACTCCGGCGACTCTCCGGAACCGGCGGACGACCGCATCGACGTGACGGGCGTCCGCTACGCGTACGACCGGGGCGGCGAGGTGCTGCGGGGCGTCGACCTGACGGTACGGCCGGGCGAACGACTCGCGGTGGTGGGCCCGTCCGGCGCCGGCAAGACGACGCTGAGCCGCCTCCTGGCCGGCATCGACGCGCCGACAGCCGGGTCGGTGACGGTCGGCGGCGTCCCCGTCGTGGGCCTCGGCCCGGAACGCCTGCGCCGCCAGGTCGTCCTCGTCACCCAGGAGCACCACGTCTTCCTGGGCACGGTCCGCGACAACCTCCTCATCGCCGAACCGGCCTCCACCGACGAGGAGTTGTGGGCGGCGCTGACGGCCGTGGGCGCGGACCACTGGGTCCGTGACCTCCCCGACGGCCTCGACACCCGCCTCGGCGAGGGCGGTCGCCGCACGGACGGCCCCCAGGCCCAGCAACTCGCCCTCGCCCGCGTGGTCCTGGCCGACCCCCACACCCTCATCCTCGACGAGGCCACCGCCCTCCTCGACCCCACCACCGCCCGCCACACCGAACGCGCCCTCGCCGCCGTCCTCCACGGCCGCACCGTCATCGCCATCGCCCACCGCCTCCACACCGCCCACGACGCGGACCGTGTGGCCGTCATGGAGGACGGCCGCCTCACGGAACTCGGCACGCACGAGGAGCTGGTGGCGGCGAACGGCGCGTACGCGGCCCTGTGGCAGAGGTGGCACGGGGAGGGATCGGCCTGA